AACCAGACGCTGAAGGAGCGGCGCAGGGATCGCCGCCGCCTCATCCACCACCAGCCAGTCGGCATCAACCTCCACACTCAGCAGCGCATCTGGCGCCATAAAGCGGAAACGGTCACCGGCAAATTGCGCCAGCACGTCCGTTGCCGCTTTCGCCGGTGCCGTCACAAGGGCGTTGCCCGTAATACGTGAAATCAACTGACCGGCCAGCGCCGATTTTCCACGTCCACGCGCGGCGGTCACCGTGGCGATCCCTTCGGGCATCCGGAGCAGTTGCGTCAGAATAGCGGCCTGTTCCGGCAGCGGCGCACCGGTTGCGGACTGCCAGTGAGGACGTTCTGAAAAATACGGTACGCAAAACGGCTGCGACTGTTGCCAGCACAGCGTCTGTTCATCCGCCGCGATGAGGCGACGAATGCGGTGGATAAAATGGGGAGTCGCAATAGGTTGCGCGCAGTCGCTCCAGCGCAGCGAATCATTATCAGGACAGAGATGCCAGCGCGCCAGTGTCGGCGTGAGTAACACCAGCCAACTGCCCGCGCGCAGCGTTCCGCTTAAGGCAGCAAAAGCCGCCGCATCAAACCCGGCCAGAGCATCGAAAACGGCATGGTGGAATTCACGTCCCAGTAACGTTTGCAGCGCCAGCGGCGTGCAACTGGGTTCGGCGGCGGCATCAGGGGAAACCCATAGCCAGTCGCCGGGCAACGTGTCGCGCAGGTGCTGTACTTGTTCATGACACCAGGACGCCTCGCCGCTCAGCACCAGCAGGCGGCGAATCCCCTCCCGGGTCATTTGCGCGGTTAACGCATTCAGCGCGGTGTAACCAGACATCCCTGCCTCAGAAGTTAAAAACCTTTACCAAAGGTATTACATTGCGCCGGATTGCCACTATCGAAACCGCGCTTAAACCAGCGATAGCGCTGCTCTGACGTCCCGTGGGTGAAGCTGTCCGGAACGACGCGCCCCTGACTTTGCTGCTGGAGACGATCGTCGCCAATCGCTTCGGCGGCATTCAATGCTTCTTCCAGATCGCCGGACTCCAGTACGCCCTGCTGCTGCATGCTGTTGCCCCAGACACCGGCAAAGCAGTCCGCCTGTAGTTCCATACGGACAGAGAGTTGGTTGATTTCCGCCTGCGAGGCGTTCTGCTGCATCTGACGCACTTTCGGCTCGATGCCAAGCAGTTTCTGGACGTGATGACCGACTTCGTGAGCAATCACATACCCCTGAGCGAAATCACCGTCCGCGCCCAGTTTGTCTTTCATGTCATCGTAGAAGGAGAGATCGATATAGACCGTGCTATCCGCCGGGCAATAAAACGGCCCCATGATGGATTGTCCGGTACCGCAGCCAGTTCGCGTTGCTCCACGGTACATCACGAGCTTTGGCGGTTGATAGGTACGCCCCATTTTTTCAAACTGCTGTCCCCAGGAGTCTTCTGTCGTTGCCAGAATCACCGAGGTAAATTTTGCTGCTTCATCTTCATTCGGGCTGATGGAACGCTGAGACTGCTGCTGAGAGACCGGTTGTCCCGTCATCAGTCCGGTTAAATCGACGCCGTAATACCCGGCAACCAGCACGACGATGAGCAGAATAATTCCGCCTTTGCCGCTCGGCAGACGAAATCCTGGCCCGCCCAGAGAGGGACCACCGCCTGAGCTGCTGCGCCTGTCTTCCACATTGTCACTTTCACGACGCCCTTGCCAGCGCATACTTACCTCAACATTCTATTCGTTATGATGATGATCGTAGGCGGTTCAGCGGAAGATTACCACAGGAAAACAAGATTGAAGTGCGAAGAGCGGGTCGGAGAGCATCCCCGACCCGAAAGGTAAGTTAGTCGAGATTCACACCCAGACGACGCGCCACGGTTTCATAGGCTTCAATCAGGCCACCCAGGCTCTGACGGAAACGGTCTTTGTCCATTTTCTCGAGGGTCTCTTTGTCCCACAGACG
The sequence above is drawn from the Citrobacter amalonaticus genome and encodes:
- the ypfJ gene encoding KPN_02809 family neutral zinc metallopeptidase, coding for MRWQGRRESDNVEDRRSSSGGGPSLGGPGFRLPSGKGGIILLIVVLVAGYYGVDLTGLMTGQPVSQQQSQRSISPNEDEAAKFTSVILATTEDSWGQQFEKMGRTYQPPKLVMYRGATRTGCGTGQSIMGPFYCPADSTVYIDLSFYDDMKDKLGADGDFAQGYVIAHEVGHHVQKLLGIEPKVRQMQQNASQAEINQLSVRMELQADCFAGVWGNSMQQQGVLESGDLEEALNAAEAIGDDRLQQQSQGRVVPDSFTHGTSEQRYRWFKRGFDSGNPAQCNTFGKGF